One genomic region from Amia ocellicauda isolate fAmiCal2 chromosome 4, fAmiCal2.hap1, whole genome shotgun sequence encodes:
- the tmod2 gene encoding tropomodulin-2, which yields MALPFKKDLEKYKEIDEDEILNKLSEEELKQLESALEELDPENALLPAGLRQKDQTAKGATGPFNRERLLAYLEKEALEYKDRDDILPFTGERKGKAYVPKQKPIEKRQEEVTTLDPELEEALSSATDTELCDLAAILGVHTLVTSTQSYDIAGSKEGYNNVIKGEKVKPVFDEPPNPTNVEETLQRIKSNDPALTEVNLNNIKNIPIPTLKDFAKAMEKNTHVKKFSLAATRSNDPIAVAFSDMLRENKALKSLNLESNFITGTGIHALVGALRDNDILMEIKIDNQRQQLGATVEMEIAKMLEENTSILKFGYHFTQQGPRARAAAAITKNNDLVRKRRVEGDA from the exons ATGGCACTGCCATTCAAGAAGGACCTGGAGAAGTACAAGGAGATTGATGAGGATGAAATCCTGAACAAGTTGTCTGAGGAGGAGCTGAAACAACTGGAAAGTGCTCTCGAGGAGCTCGACCCAGAG AATGCACTGCTGCCAGCTGGGTTGCGACAGAAGGATCAGACCGCTAAAGGTGCTACTGGGCCCTTCAATCGAGAGCGCCTCCTTGCCTACCTGGAGAAGGAAGCTCTGGAATATAAGGACAGGGATGATATTTTACCTTTTACAGGAGAGCGGAAAG GCAAGGCGTATGTGCCTAAACAAAAGCCGATTGAAAAGCGCCAAGAAGAGGTAACGACCCTTGACCCGGAACTAGAAGAAGCCCTCTCTAGTGCTACTGACACTGAACTGTGTGACCTAGCAG CTATTCTCGGAGTGCATACACTGGTAACCAGCACACAAAGCTATGATATCGCTGGTAGTAAAGAAGGCTATAACA ATGTCATTAAAGGGGAAAAGGTCAAACCTGTTTTTGATGAGCCACCTAATCCAACTAACGTGGAAGAGACTTTGCAAAGGATAAAATCAAACGATCCTGCTCTGACTGAAGTCAACTTAAACAACATCAAG AATATTCCCATTCCCACGCTGAAGGATTTTGCAAAGGCCATGGAGAAGAATACACACGTGAAGAAATTCAGCTTGGCTGCGACCCGAAGCAATGATCCAATAGCTGTC GCCTTTTCTGATATGTTAAGAGAAAACAAGGCCCTAAAAAGCCTAAACCTGGAATCCAATTTCATTACTGGGACTGGAATTCATGCTCTGGTGGGAGCCTTGAGGGACAATGACATACTGATGGAGATCAAGATTGATAATCAG AGGCAGCAACTGGGAGCCACAGTGGAAATGGAAATCGCCAAGATGCTGGAAGAAAACACAAGTATCCTGAAGTTTGGATACCACTTCACACAGCAGGGACCAAGGGCCAGGGCGGCAGCAGCTATAACAAAGAACAATGACCTTG TTCGCAAGAGGCGAGTAGAGGGAGATGCGTAA